One Malus domestica chromosome 11, GDT2T_hap1 genomic region harbors:
- the LOC103413304 gene encoding putative pentatricopeptide repeat-containing protein At3g15200 yields MPFKFRPLRTFSRENNIQRNFNLKFQTQPRNHHCHYPISHKALSYLSKFHKCRSPTNAKPEIFTKNSQFYFLGRSRTFVHYVADAEENARFGEDPDDQTAVLIQNILKFRRDKPAEEIEWALDRCGFVLTDCLVLDVLRRHRSDWKPAYAFFNWVCKGGGGSGYMSGSDCYNEILDILGKMRAFDEVYQMLDEMRMREGLINEGTYEILLNRYAAAHRVEEAIDVFYKRKEFGLELDLVAFQKLMMWLCRYKHVEAAETLFNVKGKEFGKYIKTWNIILNGWCVRANVCEAKRFWKDIIASNCKPDQFTYGTFINALTKKGKLGTALKLFQAMWDQGCNPDVVTCNCIIDALCFKKRIPHALEVFKEMNVRGCCPNAATYNSLIKHLCKIRRMEKVCELLEEMEQRKGSCLPNEVTFNYLLKSSKKPEEIPGLLERMQRNQCKMTGDTYNLLLKLYMEWDCQERVRYTWDEMEKNGLGPDRRSYTIIIHGFHDKRRIKETLRYFREMTSKGMIPEPRTEILMDSMNVQSKKEGGQVEKQAEENDSLTWPLSTEI; encoded by the coding sequence ATGCCTTTCAAATTCCGACCGTTGAGAACCTTTTCCCGGGAAAACAACATCCAACGgaatttcaatttaaaattccAAACCCAACCCAGAAACCATCACTGCCACTATCCGATTTCACACAAAGCCCTCTCTTACCTTTCCAAATTTCACAAGTGCCGGAGCCCAACGAACGCAAAGCCAGAAATTTTCACCAAGAATTCCCAATTTTACTTTCTGGGTAGGAGTAGGACTTTCGTCCACTATGTTGCAGATGCTGAAGAAAATGCGCGGTTTGGGGAAGACCCGGATGATCAAACGGCTGTATTAATTCAAAACATCCTCAAGTTTCGAAGGGACAAGCCGGCCGAGGAGATTGAGTGGGCGCTCGACCGATGTGGGTTTGTGCTGACAGATTGTTTGGTTTTGGATGTGCTGCGGAGGCATCGGTCTGATTGGAAACCGGCGTATGCGTTCTTCAATTGGGTATGTAAAGGTGGAGGAGGAAGTGGGTATATGTCCGGGTCGGATTGTTACAATGAGATTCTTGACATTCTTGGCAAAATGCGGGCTTTTGATGAAGTCTACCAAATGCTCGACGAAATGCGCATGAGAGAGGGACTTATCAATGAAGGAACGTATGAGATTTTGCTCAATAGGTATGCGGCTGCACATAGGGTGGAGGAAGCAATTGATGTGTTTTATAAGAGAAAAGAGTTCGGTCTCGAGCTTGATTTGGTTGCTTTTCAGAAGCTTATGATGTGGTTATGCCGGTATAAGCATGTAGAAGCTGCAGAAACTTTGTTTAACGTGAAGGGGAAAGAGTTTGGGAAGTATATAAAGACGTGGAATATCATTCTTAATGGATGGTGTGTACGAGCAAATGTATGCGAGGCAAAAAGGTTTTGGAAAGATATAATCGCGTCTAATTGCAAGCCTGATCAGTTTACGTATGGGACTTTTATAAATGCACTGACCAAGAAGGGAAAGTTGGGTACGGCACTCAAGTTATTTCAAGCAATGTGGGATCAGGGTTGCAACCCAGACGTGGTGACATGCAATTGCATAATCGATGCCCTTTGTTTCAAGAAGAGGATTCCTCATGCTTTGGAAGTATTTAAGGAAATGAATGTCCGAGGATGTTGCCCAAATGCAGCAACATACAACTCACTTATTAAGCACCTATGCAAAATACGGCGTATGGAGAAGGTTTGTGAGCTTTTGGAAGAAATGGAACAGAGGAAGGGTAGTTGTCTGCCCAACGAAGTAACTTTCAATTACTTGCTTAAGTCGTCGAAGAAACCAGAGGAAATTCCTGGCCTGCTGGAGAGGATGCAGAGAAATCAGTGCAAGATGACTGGTGACACATACAATTTGCTGTTGAAGTTGTATATGGAGTGGGATTGTCAGGAAAGAGTGAGATATACATGGGATGAGATGGAGAAAAATGGGTTGGGACCTGACCGACGATCTTATACCATTATCATTCATGGGTTCCATGATAAGAGAAGGATCAAGGAAACTTTGCGCTATTTCCGTGAGATGACTTCAAAGGGGATGATACCAGAGCCAAGGACCGAAATATTGATGGATTCTATGAATGTCCAGTCAAAAAAGGAGGGTGGACAAGTGGAAAAGCAAGCGGAGGAAAATGACAGTTTGACATGGCCTTTGAGTACAGAAATTTGA
- the LOC103419033 gene encoding protein CUP-SHAPED COTYLEDON 2 — protein sequence MDIMSFSTHFDHNTHLPPGFRFHPTDEELITYYLLKKVLDSSFTGRAIAEVDLNKCEPWELPDKAKMGEKEWYFFSLRDRKYPTGLRTNRATEAGYWKATGKDREIYSSKTCALVGMKKTLVFYRGRAPKGEKSNWVMHEYRLEGKFAYHYLSRSSKDEWVISRVFQKSSGSAANGPGSKKTRMGNGSTSSVSLYPEPSSPSSVSLPPLLDSSPYQPISAAGDGCSYDSPIPREHVSCFSTNPSNNGFNLPASCFDLAHPPPPQPPNFGGVSAFPSLRSLQENLQLPFFFSPMPAHPPVHVGSSVAGGGSSVDFTGNWPPVSEEARAVGPTELDCMWNYYKTECL from the exons ATGGACATCATGAGcttctccacccactttgaTCACAACACCCACCTGCCACCCGGCTTCCGTTTCCACCCCACCGATGAGGAGCTCATCACCTACTACCTCCTCAAGAAGGTCCTCGACAGCAGCTTCACCGGCCGTGCCATTGCTGAAGTCGACCTCAACAAGTGTGAGCCTTGGGAGCTCCCTG ACAAGGCAAAGATGGGGGAGAAAGAGTGGTACTTTTTCAGCCTGCGTGACCGGAAATACCCGACGGGGCTCCGAACCAACAGGGCAACTGAAGCCGGGTACTGGAAAGCCAccggaaaggacagggagatttACAGCTCCAAGACTTGCGCGCTCGTTGGGATGAAGAAGACTTTGGTTTTTTACCGCGGTAGAGCTCCCAAGGGTGAAAAATCCAACTGGGTCATGCATGAGTACCGTCTTGAAGGCAAATTTGCCTACCACTATCTCTCCCGGAGCTCCAAG GACGAGTGGGTCATTTCCCGGGTTTTCCAGAAGAGTAGCGGATCAGCCGCCAACGGACCCGGATCCAAAAAGACTCGGATGGGCAACGGCTCCACCAGCAGCGTCTCTCTCTACCCAGAACCCAGCTCCCCCTCCTCCGTTTCTCTCCCGCCCCTCCTCGACTCCTCCCCTTACCAACCCATCTCCGCCGCCGGCGACGGCTGCTCTTACGACAGTCCAATCCCCAGGGAGCACGTGTCCTGTTTCTCCACCAACCCCAGCAATAATGGCTTCAACCTCCCAGCCTCATGCTTCGACCTGGCTCACCCTCCTCCGCCCCAGCCGCCGAACTTTGGAGGCGTCTCGGCCTTCCCGAGCCTCCGGTCTCTGCAGGAGAATCTCCAGCtgcccttcttcttctccccaaTGCCGGCTCATCCTCCTGTCCACGTTGGCAGCTCTGTTGCTGGCGGCGGATCCTCCGTCGATTTCACTGGGAACTGGCCTCCGGTGTCCGAGGAAGCCAGGGCAGTTGGCCCCACGGAGCTTGATTGCATGTGGAACTACTACAAGACCGAGTGTCTTTGA
- the LOC103448715 gene encoding small ribosomal subunit protein bS20c has protein sequence MSAAIHCLSPCLSLPSRFSKLSLNGPSTSSATTHSTTSLSFSATLSPNFFSKGYLAVSPLQRPVRHSIVCEVTTKKPDSAVKRARQAEKRRIYNKSRKSEIKTRMKKVLEALDGLKKKPDAAPEEVLSIEKLIGEAYSIIDKAVKVGTLHRNTGARRKSRLARRKKAVEIHHGWYTPTTEAASA, from the exons ATGTCAGCTGCAATTCATTGCCTATCTCCATGCCTATCCCTCCCCTCCAGATTCAGCAAGCTTTCACTCAATGGCCCTTCTACTTCCTCTGCCACTACTCATTCCACAACTTCCCTCAGTTTCTCAGCTACCCTTTCTCCCAATTTCTTCTCCAAAG GGTATCTGGCTGTGAGTCCACTTCAGAGGCCGGTTCGGCATTCCATTGTTTGTGAGGTCACCACGAAGAAGCCCGACTCTGCTGTGAAGAGAGCTCGACAGGCCGAAAAGAGGAGGATTTACAACAAATCCCGCAAATCCGAAATCAAAACCCGGATGAAGAAG GTTTTGGAAGCTCTGGATGGGCTGAAGAAGAAGCCAGATGCTGCACCCGAAGAGGTCCTTTCTATTGAGAAGCTCATTGGAGAGGCATACTCCATCATTGACAAAGCAGTTAAGGTGGGAACTCTGCACAGGAATACTGGAGCACGAAGAAAGTCTCGACTGGCTAGAAGAAAGAAAGCTGTTGAAATCCACCACGGCTGGTACACCCCAACTACAGAGGCTGCTAGTGCCTGA
- the LOC103448838 gene encoding uncharacterized protein isoform X1 produces the protein MEEYSVDDPTQLLEAASDFASYPGFQNDASAKEFLDRFPLPVILNALQTKADVPRLESTLVAVLERVFKTKYGASLIPQFMPFVQVGLTAESQEVKSLACKTVSCLLQNLNEGSVSATRLILDHNIYPLLLDCLIHGNETVATLAMDAIAKIAGSPEGIDIVFPANNKEATHLGALADQCSSVGRVRVLALIVKLFSISTNVASVVQKSNLLGLFEAEINNPNDTLSTLSILELLYELTEIEHGREFLSASTLLQLLSSIISNKSMESILRTRAMMISGRILSKENYILADELNLKTVLSAIDRILSSSETQEIDECESALEALGQIGSSTQGAQRLLSSSPPVARHVIYAAFDRHGRGKQLAALHALGNISGETRSANSMILTSDAEESLRRLIYETASKSSKLTPSGLFLSVLKQDLEIRLAGYRMLSGLVARPWCLMEICSKQEIINIVTDPITETTKLAMEARYNCCKAIHTAFNMSSKLAGDQSLSGIAALG, from the exons ATGGAGGAGTACTCGGTGGACGACCCAACTCAGCTACTCGAAGCTGCTTCCGATTTCGCAAGCTACCCCG GTTTTCAAAACGACGCATCAGCTAAGGAATTTCTCGATCGCTTCCCTCTTCCCGTCATTCTCAA TGCTTTGCAAACCAAAGCCGATGTGCCCCGTCTGGAAAGCACGTTGGTTGCTGTCTTGGAAAGGGTGTTCAAGACGAAATATGGGGCTTCTCTCATCCCCCAGTTCATG CCATTTGTACAAGTTGGTCTGACGGCAGAGTCTCAAGAAGTCAAATCTTTAGCTTGTAAAACG GTTTCTTGCCTTCTCCAGAATTTGAATGAAGGTTCTGTTTCTGCAACACGCCTTATACTAGACCACAATATATATCCTCTTTTGCTTGATTGCCTCATTCATGG CAATGAAACAGTTGCAACTCTAGCAATGGATGCAATAGCGAAGATAGCTGGTTCTCCTGAAGGCATA GATATTGTTTTCCCAGCTAATAATAAAGAGGCTACACATCTTGGAGCTCTAGCAGACCAATGCTCTTCAGTG GGACGGGTCCGAGTTCTGGCTTTGATAGTGAAGCTATTCTCTATCTCCACCAATGTGGCATCAGTAGTTCAAAAGTCAAATCTACTTGGACTTTTTGAGGCAGAAATCAACAACCCAAATGATACCCTTTCAACCttgagcattttggagcttttgtaTGAG TTGACAGAGATCGAGCATGGTAGAGAGTTTTTGTCTGCAAGCACCCTTCTGCAACTGCTTAGTTCTATAATCAG CAACAAATCAATGGAGTCGattttaagaacaagggcaatGATGATTAGTGGAAGAATTCTGTCCAAGGAGAATTACATACTTGCAGATGAATTGA ACTTAAAAACTGTATTATCAGCCATAGACAGGATACTTAGTTCATCCGAAACTCAAGAAATAGATGAATGTGAATCTGCACTTGAAGCACTCGGTCAAATAGGGTCAT CAACTCAAGGAGCTCAGCGTTTATTGTCGAGTTCACCACCAGTTGCAAGACATGTTATCTATGCAGCCTTTGATAGACATGGACGTGGTAAACAACTG GCTGCCTTACATGCCCTTGGAAACATTTCTGGGGAAACTCGATCTGCAAACAGCATGATACTGACTAGTGATGCAGAAGAAAGCCTTCGACGCTTGATTTATGAAACAGCATCTAAGAGTTCAAAGCTGACACCATCT GGTCTTTTCCTATCAGTTCTCAAACAGGATTTGGAAATTCGTTTGGCG GGATATAGAATGCTGTCTGGATTGGTGGCTCGCCCATGGTGCCTGATGGAGATTTGCTCAAAGCAAGAGATAATAAATATAGTGACTGATCCAATTACTGAAACCACTAAACTAG CTATGGAAGCCAGATATAATTGCTGCAAGGCAATCCACACCGCTTTTAACATGTCAAGTAAACTTGCCGGCGACCAATCTCTTTCTGGGATAGCGGCTCTGGGATAG
- the LOC103448838 gene encoding uncharacterized protein isoform X2, whose protein sequence is MEEYSVDDPTQLLEAASDFASYPGFQNDASAKEFLDRFPLPVILNALQTKADVPRLESTLVAVLERVFKTKYGASLIPQFMPFVQVGLTAESQEVKSLACKTVSCLLQNLNEGSVSATRLILDHNIYPLLLDCLIHGNETVATLAMDAIAKIAGSPEGIDIVFPANNKEATHLGALADQCSSVLTEIEHGREFLSASTLLQLLSSIISNKSMESILRTRAMMISGRILSKENYILADELNLKTVLSAIDRILSSSETQEIDECESALEALGQIGSSTQGAQRLLSSSPPVARHVIYAAFDRHGRGKQLAALHALGNISGETRSANSMILTSDAEESLRRLIYETASKSSKLTPSGLFLSVLKQDLEIRLAGYRMLSGLVARPWCLMEICSKQEIINIVTDPITETTKLAMEARYNCCKAIHTAFNMSSKLAGDQSLSGIAALG, encoded by the exons ATGGAGGAGTACTCGGTGGACGACCCAACTCAGCTACTCGAAGCTGCTTCCGATTTCGCAAGCTACCCCG GTTTTCAAAACGACGCATCAGCTAAGGAATTTCTCGATCGCTTCCCTCTTCCCGTCATTCTCAA TGCTTTGCAAACCAAAGCCGATGTGCCCCGTCTGGAAAGCACGTTGGTTGCTGTCTTGGAAAGGGTGTTCAAGACGAAATATGGGGCTTCTCTCATCCCCCAGTTCATG CCATTTGTACAAGTTGGTCTGACGGCAGAGTCTCAAGAAGTCAAATCTTTAGCTTGTAAAACG GTTTCTTGCCTTCTCCAGAATTTGAATGAAGGTTCTGTTTCTGCAACACGCCTTATACTAGACCACAATATATATCCTCTTTTGCTTGATTGCCTCATTCATGG CAATGAAACAGTTGCAACTCTAGCAATGGATGCAATAGCGAAGATAGCTGGTTCTCCTGAAGGCATA GATATTGTTTTCCCAGCTAATAATAAAGAGGCTACACATCTTGGAGCTCTAGCAGACCAATGCTCTTCAGTG TTGACAGAGATCGAGCATGGTAGAGAGTTTTTGTCTGCAAGCACCCTTCTGCAACTGCTTAGTTCTATAATCAG CAACAAATCAATGGAGTCGattttaagaacaagggcaatGATGATTAGTGGAAGAATTCTGTCCAAGGAGAATTACATACTTGCAGATGAATTGA ACTTAAAAACTGTATTATCAGCCATAGACAGGATACTTAGTTCATCCGAAACTCAAGAAATAGATGAATGTGAATCTGCACTTGAAGCACTCGGTCAAATAGGGTCAT CAACTCAAGGAGCTCAGCGTTTATTGTCGAGTTCACCACCAGTTGCAAGACATGTTATCTATGCAGCCTTTGATAGACATGGACGTGGTAAACAACTG GCTGCCTTACATGCCCTTGGAAACATTTCTGGGGAAACTCGATCTGCAAACAGCATGATACTGACTAGTGATGCAGAAGAAAGCCTTCGACGCTTGATTTATGAAACAGCATCTAAGAGTTCAAAGCTGACACCATCT GGTCTTTTCCTATCAGTTCTCAAACAGGATTTGGAAATTCGTTTGGCG GGATATAGAATGCTGTCTGGATTGGTGGCTCGCCCATGGTGCCTGATGGAGATTTGCTCAAAGCAAGAGATAATAAATATAGTGACTGATCCAATTACTGAAACCACTAAACTAG CTATGGAAGCCAGATATAATTGCTGCAAGGCAATCCACACCGCTTTTAACATGTCAAGTAAACTTGCCGGCGACCAATCTCTTTCTGGGATAGCGGCTCTGGGATAG